A genome region from Pygocentrus nattereri isolate fPygNat1 chromosome 6, fPygNat1.pri, whole genome shotgun sequence includes the following:
- the wars2 gene encoding tryptophan--tRNA ligase, mitochondrial isoform X2 yields the protein MQNEYSSVLYSIVDLHSITQPQDPQLLRDNILDMAASLLACGIDPTRSILFQQSVVSEHTELSWILGCLTSMPRLRHLPQWKMKSKQKSEGSVGLYTYPVLQAADILLYKSTHVPVGEDQIQHLELAQDLARIFNNKYGEFFPEPCALLSSTRKIKSLRDPTSKMSKSDSQKLATIFLTDTPEDIVFKIRRAVTDFTSEVTFDPEGRPGVANLVSLHAAVSGQTVEHVVSLARGLDTGKYKNLVAEAVVQRLEPIRLEIQRLREDRGHLKSVLVEGEAKARSLASPVMKEVRKLVGFS from the exons ATGCAGAATGAGTACAGTTCTGTTCTGTACAGCATCGTGGACCTGCACTCCATCACCCAGCCTCAGGACCCTCAGCTGCTCCGCGATAACATCCTGGACATGGCAGCCAGTCTGTTGGCCTGTGGCATCGACCCCACACGTTCCATCCTATTCCAGcaatctgtg GTTTCGGAGCATACAGAGCTGTCCTGGATCCTCGGCTGCCTCACCAGTATGCCTCGCCTACGACATCTACCTCAGTGGAAG ATGAAGAGTAAGCAGAAGAGTGAAGGAAGTGTGGGCCTGTATACCTACCCAGTGTTACAGGCTGCAGACATATTGCTCTACAA ATCCACACATGTACCAGTAGGGGAGGATCAGATCCAGCATTTGGAGCTGGCCCAGGACTTAGCCCGAATCTTCAACAACAAATACGGAGAGTTCTTTCCCGAGCCTTGTGCCTTGCTCA GTTCCACACGAAAGATTAAATCTTTGAGGGACCCCACCTCTAAAATGTCGAAGTCAGATTCTCAGAAGTTAGCCACCATCTTCCTCACTGACACCCCTGAAGACATAGTCTTTAAGATCCGCCGAGCAGTGACAGACTTTACCTCTGAGGTGACCTTTGACCCTGAGGGAAGGCCAGGGGTGGCAAATCTGGTCTCCTTGCATGCTGCTGTGTCTGGCCAGACTGTGGAGCATGTGGTCAGCCTAGCCAGAGGACTGGACACTGGAAAATATAAGAACCTGGTGGCAGAGGCTGTGGTGCAGAGACTGGAACCCATCAGATTGGAGATCCAGAGACTAAGAGAAGACCGGGGCCACCTGAAGAGCGTGCTGGTTGAGGGAGAAGCGAAGGCCCGCAGCTTGGCTTCTCCAGTAATGAAGGAGGTCAGGAAACTAGTGGGCTTCTCCTGA
- the wars2 gene encoding tryptophan--tRNA ligase, mitochondrial isoform X1, which produces MALSARRNVKRLLCFIQKNSLQKRLICNEKLPRTKDPLGSRVFSGIQPTGVPHLGNYLGALESWVSMQNEYSSVLYSIVDLHSITQPQDPQLLRDNILDMAASLLACGIDPTRSILFQQSVVSEHTELSWILGCLTSMPRLRHLPQWKMKSKQKSEGSVGLYTYPVLQAADILLYKSTHVPVGEDQIQHLELAQDLARIFNNKYGEFFPEPCALLSSTRKIKSLRDPTSKMSKSDSQKLATIFLTDTPEDIVFKIRRAVTDFTSEVTFDPEGRPGVANLVSLHAAVSGQTVEHVVSLARGLDTGKYKNLVAEAVVQRLEPIRLEIQRLREDRGHLKSVLVEGEAKARSLASPVMKEVRKLVGFS; this is translated from the exons ATGGCGCTCTCCGCGAGGAGAAACGTGAAGCGTCTTTTATGCTTCATTCAGAAAAACTCTTTGCAGAAAAgattaatctgcaacgagaagcTGCCGAGAACGAAG gacCCCTTAGGGTCACGAGTGTTTTCTGGCATACAGCCCACAGGGGTGCCTCACCTGGGGAACTACTTGGGTGCTCTGGAGAGCTGGGTGTCCATGCAGAATGAGTACAGTTCTGTTCTGTACAGCATCGTGGACCTGCACTCCATCACCCAGCCTCAGGACCCTCAGCTGCTCCGCGATAACATCCTGGACATGGCAGCCAGTCTGTTGGCCTGTGGCATCGACCCCACACGTTCCATCCTATTCCAGcaatctgtg GTTTCGGAGCATACAGAGCTGTCCTGGATCCTCGGCTGCCTCACCAGTATGCCTCGCCTACGACATCTACCTCAGTGGAAG ATGAAGAGTAAGCAGAAGAGTGAAGGAAGTGTGGGCCTGTATACCTACCCAGTGTTACAGGCTGCAGACATATTGCTCTACAA ATCCACACATGTACCAGTAGGGGAGGATCAGATCCAGCATTTGGAGCTGGCCCAGGACTTAGCCCGAATCTTCAACAACAAATACGGAGAGTTCTTTCCCGAGCCTTGTGCCTTGCTCA GTTCCACACGAAAGATTAAATCTTTGAGGGACCCCACCTCTAAAATGTCGAAGTCAGATTCTCAGAAGTTAGCCACCATCTTCCTCACTGACACCCCTGAAGACATAGTCTTTAAGATCCGCCGAGCAGTGACAGACTTTACCTCTGAGGTGACCTTTGACCCTGAGGGAAGGCCAGGGGTGGCAAATCTGGTCTCCTTGCATGCTGCTGTGTCTGGCCAGACTGTGGAGCATGTGGTCAGCCTAGCCAGAGGACTGGACACTGGAAAATATAAGAACCTGGTGGCAGAGGCTGTGGTGCAGAGACTGGAACCCATCAGATTGGAGATCCAGAGACTAAGAGAAGACCGGGGCCACCTGAAGAGCGTGCTGGTTGAGGGAGAAGCGAAGGCCCGCAGCTTGGCTTCTCCAGTAATGAAGGAGGTCAGGAAACTAGTGGGCTTCTCCTGA